In a single window of the Zea mays cultivar B73 chromosome 5, Zm-B73-REFERENCE-NAM-5.0, whole genome shotgun sequence genome:
- the LOC100281189 gene encoding actin-related protein 3-like isoform X1 — translation MDALSRPAVVIDNGTGYTKMGFAGNVEPCFITPTVVAVNDSFSGSAQPAVRGTPARGNWLAQHSAGVMADLDFYIGDEALARSRASSSHSLSYPIRNGQVENWDTMERFWQQCIFNYLRCDPEDHYFLLTESPLTAPETREYTGEIMFETFNVPGLYIAVQPVLALAAGYTTTKCEMTGVVVDVGDGATHIVPVADGYVIGSSIRSIPITGKDVTQFIHQLLKERGENIPAEESFDVARRIKEMYCYTSSDIVKEFNKHDKEPSKYIKHWTGTKPKTGAKYTCDIGYERFLGPEIFFNPEIYNNDFTTPLQVVIDKCIQSSPIDTRRALYKNIVLSGGSTMFKDFHRRLQRDLKKIVDARVRASNSRLISGDAKAQPIEVNVVSHPIQRYAVWFGGSVLASTAEFYEACHTKAEYEEYGASICRTNPVFKGMY, via the exons gtacacgaagatggggTTCGCGGGGAACGTGGAGCCCTGCTTCATCACCCCCACTGTCGTCGCCGTCAACGATTCCTTCTCCGGCTCCGCCCAGCCGGCGGTGAGGGGCACCCCCGCCAGGGGGAACTGGCTCGCTCAGCACAGCGCCGGCGTCATGGCTGACCTCGACTTCTACATCGGCGACGAAGCGCTGGCCCGATCCCGCGCCAGCAGCTCGCATAGTTTGAGCTATCCCATCCGCAACGGCCAG GTGGAGAATTGGGATACCATGGAGAGGTTCTGGCAACAGTGCATCTTCAATTACCTCCGGTGCGACCCAGAAGATCATTATTTTCTTCTAACTGAGAGCCCTCTGACTGCCCCCGAGACCCGGGAGTACACCGGAGAGATCATGTTCGAGACGTTCAATGTGCCTGGCCTCTATATTGCAGTCCAACCTGTCCTTGCGCTGGCTGCTGGGTACACTACAACCAAG TGTGAAATGACAGGTGTTGTAGTTGATGTGGGTGATGGGGCTACCCATATCGTTCCGGTTGCTGATGGTTATGTCATTGGGAGCAGTATCAGATCTATTCCAATTACAGGCAAGGATGTTACCCAGTTTATTCATCAACTTCTAAAG GAAAGAGGTGAGAACATTCCAGCAGAAGAATCTTTTGATGTAGCAAGAAGGATTAAAGAAATGTACTGCTATACTTCTTCGGACATTGTGAAG GAATTCAATAAACATGACAAGGAGCCATCAAAGTACATTAAACACTGGACGGGCACCAAACCGAAGACTGGTGCAAAATACACATGTGACATTGGATATGAGCGATTCCTAGGGCCTGAG ATCTTCTTCAACCCAGAGATATATAACAACGACTTCACCACTCCTTTGCAAGTTGTTATTGACAAGTGCATCCAATCATCTCCAATCGACACAAGGAGGGCTCTTTATAAG AATATTGTCCTGTCTGGAGGCTCGACTATGTTCAAAGATTTCCATAGGAGGTTACAGCGGGACCTAAAGAAGATAGTGGATGCACGGGTCCGTGCATCTAATAGCCGGCTTATTAGTGGGGATGCTAAG GCCCAGCCTATAGAAGTGAACGTGGTCAGTCATCCGATCCAGAGATATGCGGTATGGTTTGGTGGCTCTGTGCTTGCTTCAACCGCCGAATTCTACGAG GCTTGCCACACAAAGGCAGAGTACGAGGAGTACGGTGCCAGCATCTGCCGAACGAATCCTGTCTTCAAAGGGATGTACTGA
- the LOC100281189 gene encoding Actin-related protein 3-like (The RefSeq protein has 3 substitutions compared to this genomic sequence) produces MDALSRPAVVIDNGTGYTKMGFAGNVEPCFITPTVVAVNDSFSGSAQPAARGTPARGNWLAQHSAGVMADLDFYIGDEALARSRASSSHSLSYPIRNGQVENWDTMERFWQQCIFNYLRCDPEDHYFLLTESPLTAPETREYTGEIMFETFNVPGLYIAVQPVLALAAGYTTTKCEMTGVVVDVGDGATHIVPVADGYVIGSSIRSIPITGKDVTQFIHQLLKERGENIPAEESFDVARRIKEMYCYTSSDIVKEFNKHDKEPSKYIKHWTGTKPKTGAKYTCDIGYERFLGPEIFFNPEIYNNDFTTPLQVVIDKCIQSSPIDTRRALYKVLMIRASLFILRHYIESEEFPMAQNIVLSGGSTMFKDFHRRLQRDLKKIVDARVRASNSRLISGDAKAQPIEVNVVSHPIQRYAVWFGGSVLASTAEFYEACHTKAEYEEYGASICRTNPVFKGMY; encoded by the exons gtacacgaagatggggTTCGCGGGGAACGTGGAGCCCTGCTTCATCACCCCCACTGTCGTCGCCGTCAACGATTCCTTCTCCGGCTCCGCCCAGCCGGCGGTGAGGGGCACCCCCGCCAGGGGGAACTGGCTCGCTCAGCACAGCGCCGGCGTCATGGCTGACCTCGACTTCTACATCGGCGACGAAGCGCTGGCCCGATCCCGCGCCAGCAGCTCGCATAGTTTGAGCTATCCCATCCGCAACGGCCAG GTGGAGAATTGGGATACCATGGAGAGGTTCTGGCAACAGTGCATCTTCAATTACCTCCGGTGCGACCCAGAAGATCATTATTTTCTTCTAACTGAGAGCCCTCTGACTGCCCCCGAGACCCGGGAGTACACCGGAGAGATCATGTTCGAGACGTTCAATGTGCCTGGCCTCTATATTGCAGTCCAACCTGTCCTTGCGCTGGCTGCTGGGTACACTACAACCAAG TGTGAAATGACAGGTGTTGTAGTTGATGTGGGTGATGGGGCTACCCATATCGTTCCGGTTGCTGATGGTTATGTCATTGGGAGCAGTATCAGATCTATTCCAATTACAGGCAAGGATGTTACCCAGTTTATTCATCAACTTCTAAAG GAAAGAGGTGAGAACATTCCAGCAGAAGAATCTTTTGATGTAGCAAGAAGGATTAAAGAAATGTACTGCTATACTTCTTCGGACATTGTGAAG GAATTCAATAAACATGACAAGGAGCCATCAAAGTACATTAAACACTGGACGGGCACCAAACCGAAGACTGGTGCAAAATACACATGTGACATTGGATATGAGCGATTCCTAGGGCCTGAG ATCTTCTTCAACCCAGAGATATATAACAACGACTTCACCACTCCTTTGCAAGTTGTTATTGACAAGTGCATCCAATCATCTCCAATCGACACAAGGAGGGCTCTTTATAAGGTTCTTATGATCCGAGTATCATTATTTATTCTAAGGCATTACATCGAGTCTGAAGGATTTCCAATGGCACAGAATATTGTCCTGTCTGGAGGCTCGACTATGTTCAAAGATTTCCATAGGAGGTTACAGCGGGACCTAAAGAAGATAGTGGATGCACGGGTCCGTGCATCTAATAGCCGGCTTATTAGTGGGGATGCTAAG GCCCAGCCTATAGAAGTGAACGTGGTCAGTCATCCGATCCAGAGATATGCGGTATGGTTTGGTGGCTCTGTGCTTGCTTCAACCGCCGAATTCTACGAG GCTTGCCACACAAAGGCAGAGTACGAGGAGTACGGTGCCAGCATCTGCCGAACGAATCCTGTCTTCAAAGGGATGTACTGA
- the LOC100285743 gene encoding ubiquitin family protein, whose amino-acid sequence MIKLSYSKRLFKRISSTSNKQQAAASGGGGDNGSAAAAGGGGAREIEWEVRPGGMLVQKRDGRGGRETVAVRVSTGFSWHDVSIGATSTFGELKVMLSMVTGLEPREQRLLFRGKERNDTDHLHMVGVRDKDKVLLLEDPALKDMKLRALSARVVPRPCQSFIQV is encoded by the exons ATGATCAAGCTGAGCTACTCCAAGAGGCTCTTCAAGAGGATCTCCTCCACGTCCAATAAGCAGCAGGCGGCCGCTTCCGGCGGCGGCGGTGACAATGGCAGCGCGGCCGCGGCCGGCGGAGGAGGCGCCCGGGAGATCGAGTGGGAGGTGCGGCCGGGAGGGATGCTGGTGCAGAAGAGGGACGGGAGGGGCGGCCGGGAGACGGTCGCCGTCAGGGTTTCCACCGGCTTCTCCTGGCATGATGTGTCCATCGGAGCCACCTCCACTTTTG GGGAGCTGAAGGTGATGCTGTCCATGGTAACAGGGCTAGAGCCACGGGAGCAGAGGCTGCTGTTCAGGGGCAAAGAGAGGAACGACACCGACCACCTCCACATGGTTGGGGTGAGGGACAAGGACAAGGTCCTCCTACTAGAGGACCCGGCCCTCAAGGACATGAAGCTCCGGGCTCTGTCGGCTCGAGTCGTGCCGAGGCCGTGCCAGTCTTTTATCCAAGTGTAA